AATTGTCATGTTGGTGTCTCCGCTACAGCTTGCTTTACTTCACTATAGACGAGTCTCATTGCCTCATCTTGACAGGGATCAAGCTTAACCAGTGCGGTAGACGAAGGTTGATCAGTGACCGTTGCCGTTGCTGCTGTCGATATCAAGCAGATCCAGCAACATACCCAGCTTGTGCTCGATATCCTGCAGCAGGTGCTGCCCCTTGTCATTGATGACCGGAGCAATACTGTTTTCAAGCTGCACGATGCCATCCTGACTTTGCCGCAAAGCCTGCATCAAATTGCGTGAGCGTTTCTTGTTGCTGTCGGTCAGTTGTTCAATACGTGACAGGGTGCGCTGCAACTGATGATCCAGCTCATGCAAACGCTCGCTCACGCCCAGCATGCCATCACTGAGGGCGTGACTGACACTGCCAAGCTGATGTTCCAGTTGCTGGACGGCATGACGAAAGCGGGACAGAAACTGCTCGCCTTCTCGTTCCATGAAAATAGCCAGCAACTCTTCCGGCAGCATGGCTCGGTTACGACCATCGGTACGGATAGAGTATTCGCCGCGTTGGGTACAGTAGGGCTTATTCTGCCCGGGGGGAATCTCGACCCGAAAGATGGGCCTGGAAGCCGAGAGGTTTTCGGTAAAAATATGGATATCAACGTTAGGTATACAGCCGGTGGCCTTGTTGACCAGCGTTAGCCTGGCTTTGTCGTCCACTTCACAGCCGACTACCCTGCCACGCTGCACACCGTCTTCAGTGGTGTACTCATCGATGCCGATCAACAATGTGCCACCCAGTGCCGTATTGGCAAAGGCAACCAGATCCGACGCCTTCACCGCCTGGGTTTCACGCTTGAAATCCACGTTCAGACCTTCCGGTAACGACAGAAGGTGGCGGGTGTGCTGGCTAAGGCGTCGGTACTCTCGCTGCATCGTATGGTGTCAGATCAGCGGTAAAGTTCTTCATTAAACGGATCGAGAGGCTGTGCCAGCTGGTCATCATTGCGTTGATACAGCACCCGGCTTTCAAACTTAAGCCCTTTGCTGGCAAACCAGCGCTCAATCCCTTCAACATTTTCCTCAACCTGACTCAGTCGATACCAGGCCGAAAGGATACGGTAGAAATAGAGGCCAAACAGACCAGCTGCAGCACCCAGAAAGAACTCGGAGCCCAGCGCAAACACCATCAACACCACACCTGCCACCCAGACCCTGCTGGCACGGGCATCCTTCAGTATTTCGTTCAGTACCTGGCACTGATCATGGAACTTCAGATAACGGCGGTAATTCTGCTGAAGATCAAATTTGTCACTGGCGTTCAGATACGGTTCCATCTACTTATCCTTCACGGTTTGTTGTTCCGGTTGTGTGCACCACCAAACGGGCGCGCTGTAATGCCCTGTTCAGACAAGGCTCTTGCTTACCACTTCATATACATCAGCCGACAGCTCGGCGGTATCCATCATTCGTTGTAGCTGATCACGCATCAGCGCTCGACGCACCGGTTCATAACGCTTCCAGCGAGTCAGCGGTGTCAGCAGCCTTGCTGCCACCTGAGGATTTTGACGGTCCAGCTTCAGAATCCAGTCTGCCAGCCAGGCATAGCCGCTGCCATCCTCGGCATGAAACTGCACCAGGTTCTGACCACAGAACCCACCGATCAATGCACGCAGCTTGTTCGGGTTGCGCATATCAAACATGGGATGCCGGCTCAGCGAAACCACGCGCTCCAGCGCACCGGGAGCCGAGTCGGATGCTTGAATTGCCAGCCACTGATTCATCACCAGCGACTCATGCTGCCACTGCAGGTAAAACGCTTCCAGCAACTCGGCGCCCACTTCACGAAAGCCCGAATGCACAACCAGCGAGAGCGCCGCCTGCTGATCAGTCATATTATCACTCTGCTCGAACTGCTGGCGTGCAAGCTCCAGCCAAGGCTCACGTCCTGTGGCGATCAGATACTCCAGGGCCAGATTCTTCAGGCTGCGCAATCCGATCGATGCTGAATCCGGCGAGTAGGTACCGGATGCAGCATCACAGCGCTGGTAGACTGCCAGCCACTCCGACTCAAGCGCTCGCGCCAGTGCTGTGCGCATGAATTCACGCGCTTCATGAATGGCAATGACATCAATTTCATCGGCCAGTTCACTCAATTGTGCCTCGGATGGCAAACGCAACAGTTGAGCCACCATCGCGGGATCAAGGTTCTCATCACGCAGCAGGCCACGCCAGGCATCGGCAAGCGCCTGTTCACACTGCATCGGCTCGCCCCGGCACCAGGCTTCTGTCTGCTGCTGCAGCAAACGCACGCTCAATCGCTGGCCGGCATCCCAGCGATTGAAGCCATCAGTATCATGACGCAGCAGCATCAACAGTTGCTGATCCGTATAGGCATAGTCCAGTTTAACCGGGGCCGAGAAACCACGCAGCAGTGAGGGCACCGGGCGGCTCGAAATACCTTCGAAGCGGAACACCTGTTCCTCTTCGGTCAACTCCAGCACCCGGCTGCACAGTTCGGTACCATCATCAGCCAGCAGCCCCATGGCCAGCGGCAAGTGGTAGGGCAGCTTGTGCTCCTGGCCTGGACTCGGTGGACAGCTCTGACTGACTTGAAGCTCGTAGCAACCGGTTTCGGCATCGTACTGATCGGAAACATTGAGCCTGGGCGTACCGGCTTGAGAGTACCAGCGGCGGAACTGGCTCAGGTCGCGACCTGAGACATCTTCCATAGCTCGTACGAAATCGTCTGTGGTAACGGCTTGGCCATCATGCCGTTCAAAATAGAGATCACTGCCTTTTCGGAACAGCTCCGGCCCAAGCAGGGTGTGCAGCATCCTCACCACCTCTGCCCCCTTCTCGTACACTGTCAGGGTATAGAAGTT
This DNA window, taken from Marinobacterium iners, encodes the following:
- the pepN gene encoding aminopeptidase N translates to MSAQQPHAIYLEDYQPPAWRVERTALRFELEEEQALVRAQLSISINPEAGSRQALELLGDDEIELQRLSIDGEVLCASDYARADGRLVIPNVPDSFTLECVTRLLPQQNTALEGLYKSDGMFCTQCEAEGFRRITFFPDRPDVMSVFTTTLVADKTRYPVLLSNGNPVASGDSDGGRHWVTWEDPWPKPSYLFALVAGDLALVEDHYTTASGREVALRIYAERKDLDKLDHAMVSLKNAMRWDEEVYGREYDLDIYMIVAVDFFNMGAMENKGLNIFNTSCVLAHPQTTTDAAFQRVEAVVAHEYFHNWSGNRVTCRDWFQLSLKEGFTVFRDAEFSADMNSRTVKRIEDVTLLRTAQFAEDAGPMAHPVRPESYIEISNFYTLTVYEKGAEVVRMLHTLLGPELFRKGSDLYFERHDGQAVTTDDFVRAMEDVSGRDLSQFRRWYSQAGTPRLNVSDQYDAETGCYELQVSQSCPPSPGQEHKLPYHLPLAMGLLADDGTELCSRVLELTEEEQVFRFEGISSRPVPSLLRGFSAPVKLDYAYTDQQLLMLLRHDTDGFNRWDAGQRLSVRLLQQQTEAWCRGEPMQCEQALADAWRGLLRDENLDPAMVAQLLRLPSEAQLSELADEIDVIAIHEAREFMRTALARALESEWLAVYQRCDAASGTYSPDSASIGLRSLKNLALEYLIATGREPWLELARQQFEQSDNMTDQQAALSLVVHSGFREVGAELLEAFYLQWQHESLVMNQWLAIQASDSAPGALERVVSLSRHPMFDMRNPNKLRALIGGFCGQNLVQFHAEDGSGYAWLADWILKLDRQNPQVAARLLTPLTRWKRYEPVRRALMRDQLQRMMDTAELSADVYEVVSKSLV
- a CDS encoding AlbA family DNA-binding domain-containing protein; this encodes MQREYRRLSQHTRHLLSLPEGLNVDFKRETQAVKASDLVAFANTALGGTLLIGIDEYTTEDGVQRGRVVGCEVDDKARLTLVNKATGCIPNVDIHIFTENLSASRPIFRVEIPPGQNKPYCTQRGEYSIRTDGRNRAMLPEELLAIFMEREGEQFLSRFRHAVQQLEHQLGSVSHALSDGMLGVSERLHELDHQLQRTLSRIEQLTDSNKKRSRNLMQALRQSQDGIVQLENSIAPVINDKGQHLLQDIEHKLGMLLDLLDIDSSNGNGH